Proteins from a single region of Pseudodesulfovibrio portus:
- a CDS encoding TIGR04282 family arsenosugar biosynthesis glycosyltransferase gives MNKNCVLFFIKYPEPGRVKTRLAEESTPEQAAAFYRAFVEEKLAELEAGVDGDVVVFFTPESRRDAVRDWLGKGRRYVAQKGADLGRRMENGFREAFFMGYQRGVLVGSDIPGLSPGIVNLGLRCLEPDRASLGPAGDGGYYLIGFHRTGFSPEVFRTGEWSTPGVYERAFNVLAGTGLAFTELERLDDMDTMEDVETMLALGELGPLKGRTLEMARKLVGK, from the coding sequence GTGAACAAGAATTGCGTCCTGTTTTTCATCAAGTACCCCGAGCCGGGCCGCGTCAAGACGCGCCTGGCCGAGGAATCCACGCCTGAGCAGGCGGCCGCGTTCTACCGGGCGTTTGTGGAGGAGAAGCTGGCCGAGCTGGAGGCGGGGGTGGACGGTGACGTGGTGGTTTTCTTCACCCCGGAATCCCGGCGCGACGCGGTGCGCGACTGGCTGGGCAAGGGACGGCGCTACGTGGCCCAGAAGGGCGCGGACCTGGGACGGCGCATGGAGAACGGATTCCGGGAGGCCTTTTTCATGGGCTATCAGCGCGGGGTGCTCGTGGGCAGCGACATCCCCGGCCTGAGCCCCGGCATCGTCAATCTGGGGCTGCGCTGTCTGGAGCCGGACCGGGCCAGCCTCGGCCCGGCGGGCGACGGCGGGTACTATCTGATCGGGTTCCACAGGACGGGATTCTCGCCCGAGGTCTTTCGCACCGGGGAGTGGAGCACACCCGGAGTGTACGAGCGCGCCTTCAACGTCCTGGCCGGGACGGGGCTGGCCTTCACCGAGTTGGAGCGGCTGGACGACATGGACACCATGGAAGACGTCGAGACCATGCTCGCCCTGGGGGAGCTCGGCCCGCTCAAGGGCAGGACCCTGGAGATGGCCCGCAAGCTGGTCGGGAAGTAA
- the yidC gene encoding membrane protein insertase YidC — protein MEKKEQVRLVIALVLSAAVLFGWQYIMAPSAEEQAEMARKAAEAEQKTAALTQQQAPAAQAAADAAPAAEFIPTAGTPVTVDTPLYTATFNSQGGILEKFVLKNYRETIKAGSPNVDLVGKNAFAKGPLGLILTKNDKEYHTWKRGQWAFDGSDVTVSAGDEGKTLTFTGQSGDFRIERVLTFHADSYLIEESTTVTNLSSTGVEGALSYTAAAKSMSAEDDRYNPTKVVYLTDETREEMSDRDDLKEEGMSAATGLKWGAIESNYFLFAIMPSSTESSLSAGVQDDIFRMAVTEEATFLPNVAKTLKASYFIGSTDREMLAKMPNDLNETVNFGWFDFLAKPLLIGLNFFYDYVGNYGVAIIILTIIIKLIFWPLSQKSYASMEQMKKLQPMVAKLREKYGDDKQRLNQETMALYKTYKVNPMGGCLPMVVQIPVFFGLYKALLGAVELRHAPFIGHVPFTDLPWLADLSAKDPYYITPIIMGASMFLQQKMTPSAGDPTQQKIMLLMPAVFTFMFLQFPSGLVIYWLFNNLLSIGQQLMIARASKAKAAASNE, from the coding sequence ATGGAAAAGAAGGAGCAAGTCCGTCTTGTAATCGCCCTGGTCCTGAGCGCTGCCGTCCTCTTCGGATGGCAGTACATCATGGCCCCCTCTGCAGAGGAGCAGGCCGAGATGGCCCGCAAGGCCGCAGAGGCTGAACAGAAGACGGCCGCCCTGACCCAGCAACAGGCACCCGCAGCCCAGGCAGCAGCCGACGCCGCACCCGCCGCCGAATTCATTCCCACCGCCGGAACCCCGGTCACGGTGGATACCCCGCTTTACACCGCCACCTTCAATTCCCAGGGCGGCATCCTCGAGAAATTCGTCCTCAAGAATTACCGCGAGACCATCAAGGCGGGCTCCCCCAACGTCGACCTCGTCGGCAAGAACGCCTTTGCCAAGGGTCCCCTGGGCCTGATCCTGACCAAGAACGACAAGGAATACCACACCTGGAAGCGCGGCCAGTGGGCCTTTGACGGCTCCGACGTCACCGTGTCCGCCGGAGACGAAGGCAAGACCCTGACCTTCACCGGCCAGAGCGGCGACTTCCGCATCGAGCGCGTGCTCACCTTCCACGCGGACTCCTATCTCATCGAGGAATCCACCACGGTCACCAACCTGAGCTCCACCGGCGTGGAAGGTGCCCTGTCCTACACGGCCGCCGCCAAGTCCATGTCCGCCGAGGACGACCGGTACAACCCGACCAAGGTCGTCTACCTGACCGACGAGACCCGCGAGGAAATGAGCGACCGCGACGACCTCAAGGAAGAGGGCATGTCCGCCGCGACCGGCCTCAAGTGGGGCGCCATCGAATCCAACTATTTCCTGTTCGCCATCATGCCCTCCAGCACGGAGAGCTCCCTGTCCGCAGGCGTGCAGGACGACATCTTCCGCATGGCCGTGACCGAGGAAGCGACCTTCCTGCCCAACGTGGCCAAGACCCTGAAGGCGTCCTACTTCATCGGCTCCACGGACCGCGAAATGCTGGCCAAGATGCCCAACGACCTGAACGAGACCGTGAACTTCGGCTGGTTCGACTTCCTGGCCAAGCCGCTCCTGATCGGCCTGAACTTCTTCTATGACTACGTGGGCAACTACGGCGTGGCCATCATCATCCTGACCATCATCATCAAGCTCATCTTCTGGCCCCTGTCCCAGAAGAGCTACGCCTCCATGGAACAGATGAAGAAGCTCCAGCCCATGGTCGCCAAGCTCCGCGAAAAGTACGGCGACGACAAGCAGCGCCTCAACCAGGAGACCATGGCCCTGTACAAGACGTACAAGGTCAACCCCATGGGCGGCTGTCTGCCCATGGTGGTGCAGATCCCGGTCTTCTTCGGCCTGTACAAGGCCCTGCTCGGCGCGGTCGAGCTGCGTCACGCCCCGTTCATCGGGCACGTGCCGTTCACCGACCTGCCCTGGCTGGCCGACCTGTCCGCCAAGGACCCGTATTACATCACGCCCATCATCATGGGCGCGTCCATGTTCCTGCAGCAGAAGATGACCCCGAGCGCCGGCGATCCGACCCAGCAGAAAATCATGCTGCTCATGCCCGCGGTCTTCACCTTCATGTTCCTGCAGTTCCCGTCCGGCCTGGTCATCTACTGGCTGTTCAACAACCTCCTGTCCATCGGTCAGCAGTTGATGATCGCCCGCGCCTCCAAGGCCAAGGCCGCAGCGTCCAACGAATAA
- the mnmE gene encoding tRNA uridine-5-carboxymethylaminomethyl(34) synthesis GTPase MnmE, which produces MLDPRLAKDTIAAIATPPGDGGVGIVRISGSRSREIAEELFRAAKPAFTGLVPYRLHYGHILDSDGVELDDVLCAFMPGPKSVTGEDVVEINCHGGRAVLAAVLQEALDRGARLAERGEFTYRAFMNGRMDLSQAEAVAEMIHAPTKAAMHLAQVKLSGVLGAKIADLRARLEHLRAQLTVAVDFPDDEVECLAPEELIATSAEVRTEIDGLLAAVDRTRAWREGALAVLAGPVNAGKSSLMNALLGRTRAIVTDQPGTTRDYLEETVNLDGLTIRLADTAGMRRTDDVIEAAGLEMGRELMDRADLVLLLADGTLPLSDETLATAGSLDAAKTLVVLNKSDLATFDAKLGQPLADLGLEVMDVSAKTGARIDALCSRVRERILKGAGQPDPDEIAPNARQAAVLDEAAEELLGLEQDTAAGIPYDLLGVRLETACSTLSGITGEIASADVLNSIFDAFCIGK; this is translated from the coding sequence ATGCTTGATCCGCGCCTCGCCAAAGACACCATCGCCGCCATCGCCACCCCGCCCGGGGACGGCGGGGTCGGCATCGTCCGCATTTCCGGCTCCCGCAGCCGGGAGATCGCCGAGGAGCTGTTCCGCGCCGCGAAACCGGCCTTCACCGGCCTTGTCCCATACCGGCTGCACTACGGGCACATCCTGGACAGTGACGGCGTGGAGCTGGACGACGTGCTGTGCGCGTTCATGCCCGGTCCCAAGTCGGTCACCGGCGAAGACGTGGTGGAGATCAACTGCCACGGCGGACGGGCCGTTCTGGCGGCGGTGCTGCAGGAAGCCCTCGACCGGGGCGCGCGCCTGGCCGAACGCGGCGAGTTCACCTACCGCGCCTTCATGAACGGGCGCATGGACCTGTCCCAGGCCGAGGCCGTGGCCGAAATGATCCACGCACCGACCAAGGCGGCCATGCACCTGGCCCAGGTCAAGCTGTCCGGCGTGCTCGGCGCGAAGATCGCGGACCTGCGCGCCCGGCTCGAACACCTGCGTGCCCAACTGACCGTGGCCGTGGACTTTCCCGACGACGAGGTGGAATGCCTCGCCCCGGAGGAGCTGATCGCCACATCAGCCGAGGTGCGCACCGAGATCGACGGCCTGCTTGCCGCCGTGGACCGGACCAGGGCGTGGCGCGAAGGCGCGCTGGCGGTCCTGGCCGGGCCGGTCAACGCGGGAAAATCCAGCCTCATGAACGCGCTGCTGGGGCGGACGCGGGCCATTGTCACGGACCAGCCCGGCACCACCCGCGACTATCTTGAGGAGACCGTCAACCTGGACGGCCTGACAATCAGGCTGGCCGACACCGCGGGCATGCGCCGGACCGACGACGTCATCGAAGCCGCAGGGCTGGAAATGGGCCGCGAGCTCATGGACCGCGCCGACCTGGTGCTGCTCCTGGCCGACGGGACCCTGCCCCTGAGCGACGAGACGCTGGCCACGGCTGGTTCCCTTGACGCGGCCAAGACCCTTGTCGTGCTCAACAAGTCCGACCTCGCAACTTTCGACGCAAAACTCGGGCAGCCGCTGGCGGACCTCGGCCTCGAAGTCATGGACGTCTCCGCCAAGACCGGCGCCCGCATCGACGCCCTCTGCTCCCGCGTCCGGGAGCGCATCCTCAAGGGTGCGGGGCAGCCCGACCCGGACGAGATCGCGCCCAACGCCCGACAGGCCGCCGTATTGGACGAAGCCGCCGAGGAGCTGCTCGGCCTGGAACAGGACACGGCGGCCGGAATTCCCTACGACCTCCTGGGCGTGCGCCTGGAAACCGCCTGCTCCACGCTCTCCGGCATCACCGGCGAGATCGCATCCGCCGACGTTCTCAACTCCATCTTCGACGCATTCTGCATAGGGAAATAA
- a CDS encoding Jag family protein, translated as MSDFKEFQGKDLDEAIESACDYFNLKRDRLEIEIQSGGSSGIFGIMGVKKATVKARPRAQVNATDILRDEEKPAKPKRESKPKAKPKKAEKPEAAPEVIDDEDAILDEPNGNLIPEDDFNDVNGNMIQPEEAPRQERKPRERKPRQARPEKPRRERKPREVKPREPREERPRTDLSTLDPNVLEAEVREIMVKLLDPIVGETTIDITIESDRVKVFIDDEENSGLIIGREGQTLSSIQYLVNRLASRKMEASIRVQVDTGDYRERQDDKLRQIAWHLADKADNLGRTQSTKPLSSYHRRVVHLALQDNETVFTRSKGEGPMKRVLIVPKSRKNGSRARY; from the coding sequence ATGAGCGACTTCAAAGAATTCCAGGGCAAAGACCTGGACGAAGCCATCGAGTCCGCTTGCGATTACTTCAACCTGAAACGGGACCGGCTGGAAATCGAAATCCAGTCCGGCGGATCCTCCGGCATCTTCGGCATCATGGGTGTCAAGAAGGCCACGGTGAAGGCCCGCCCCCGCGCCCAGGTGAACGCGACGGACATCCTCCGGGACGAGGAAAAACCGGCCAAGCCCAAACGGGAGTCCAAACCCAAGGCCAAGCCCAAAAAGGCCGAAAAGCCCGAGGCCGCGCCCGAAGTGATCGACGACGAGGACGCGATTCTTGACGAGCCCAACGGCAACCTCATCCCTGAAGACGACTTCAACGACGTCAACGGCAACATGATCCAGCCCGAGGAGGCTCCGCGCCAGGAGCGCAAGCCCCGCGAACGCAAGCCCCGCCAGGCCCGGCCCGAAAAGCCCCGCCGCGAGCGCAAGCCGCGCGAGGTCAAGCCCAGGGAGCCCCGCGAGGAACGCCCCCGCACCGACCTCTCCACCCTGGACCCGAACGTGCTCGAAGCCGAGGTGCGCGAGATCATGGTCAAGCTGCTCGACCCCATCGTGGGCGAGACGACCATCGACATCACCATCGAATCCGACCGCGTCAAGGTCTTCATCGACGACGAGGAGAACTCCGGCCTGATCATCGGTCGCGAAGGCCAGACCCTGTCCTCCATCCAGTACCTGGTCAACCGGCTGGCCTCCCGCAAGATGGAAGCCTCCATCCGCGTCCAGGTGGACACCGGCGACTACCGCGAGCGCCAGGACGACAAGCTCAGGCAGATCGCCTGGCACCTGGCCGACAAGGCGGACAACCTGGGCCGGACCCAGTCCACCAAGCCCCTGTCCTCCTACCACCGCCGCGTGGTGCACCTTGCCCTCCAGGACAACGAGACCGTGTTCACCCGCTCCAAGGGCGAAGGCCCCATGAAGCGCGTGCTGATCGTTCCCAAGAGCCGCAAGAACGGCAGCCGCGCCCGCTACTAA
- a CDS encoding TIGR04283 family arsenosugar biosynthesis glycosyltransferase yields MARNTTFANHISVIVPVYNESGVINDTLDHLRRTSGQASVEIVVADGGPGHATLAAVTDGQAVRVKCPQGRGVQMNAGAAMATGDVFLFLHADTRLPEGWPGLVRGALVDNVRAGAFSLGFDSDRLSMRVVALFANLRTRIERLPYGDQAPFLAADLFREMGGFAGIPIMEDVDLFSRLRQRGERIALLRERVATSPRRYETDGVGRRVAANWWLRLRYGLGVSPHKLAGEYRPQAQTGGGEGR; encoded by the coding sequence ATGGCCCGGAACACAACCTTCGCAAACCACATTTCCGTCATCGTTCCCGTGTACAATGAATCCGGGGTGATCAACGATACTCTCGATCACCTGCGCCGGACCTCGGGCCAAGCGTCCGTGGAGATCGTCGTGGCCGACGGCGGGCCCGGCCACGCCACCCTGGCCGCCGTGACCGACGGCCAGGCCGTGCGCGTGAAGTGCCCGCAGGGGCGGGGCGTGCAGATGAACGCGGGCGCGGCCATGGCCACCGGGGACGTCTTCCTTTTCCTGCACGCCGACACCCGGCTCCCCGAGGGCTGGCCCGGCCTGGTCCGGGGCGCGCTGGTCGACAACGTTCGGGCCGGGGCTTTCTCCCTGGGCTTTGATTCCGACCGGCTGTCCATGCGTGTGGTGGCCCTTTTCGCCAACCTGCGCACGCGGATCGAGCGGCTTCCCTACGGCGATCAGGCCCCGTTCCTGGCGGCGGACCTGTTCCGGGAGATGGGTGGTTTTGCCGGTATCCCGATCATGGAGGACGTGGACCTGTTCTCGCGCCTGAGGCAGCGGGGCGAGCGCATCGCCTTGCTCAGGGAGCGCGTGGCCACTTCGCCGCGCCGGTATGAGACGGACGGCGTGGGCCGACGGGTGGCGGCCAACTGGTGGTTGCGGCTCAGGTACGGACTCGGCGTGTCGCCGCACAAGCTGGCCGGGGAATATCGTCCCCAGGCCCAAACAGGGGGAGGAGAAGGCCGGTGA
- a CDS encoding DUF7947 five-stranded beta-barrel domain-containing protein: protein MYRKILELGRCSHNIYALTNKLIIDSDRTQFTGRVSGYSPNTRSGMIYIHEEKRSIPFQIEAGVDVITSVIAKSLLQYDLVKSNILHVYDLFFHIHG, encoded by the coding sequence GTGTATCGAAAGATATTGGAATTAGGGAGGTGTTCCCATAATATCTACGCCTTAACCAATAAGCTGATAATTGACTCTGACCGAACTCAGTTCACCGGAAGAGTTTCTGGCTACAGTCCTAACACTCGTTCTGGGATGATTTACATCCATGAAGAAAAGCGAAGTATCCCCTTCCAGATTGAAGCAGGAGTGGATGTAATCACAAGCGTCATCGCTAAGAGTTTGCTTCAATATGATTTGGTTAAGTCTAATATATTACACGTTTATGATCTGTTTTTTCATATTCATGGCTAA
- a CDS encoding DUF3800 domain-containing protein yields the protein MRIFIDECGFTGEDLVNNEQPVYTIASLAIEEGYAQKLKKDFFSEVRTDELKHTQLRKRPRNQKFVLQFIDYIFSEHPTDIKVIFNHKKYQLVAKMADFIAETVYYNLGQDFYANGRNIAFCNVFFYGFPAFIGTDDFSHFLNVTNKMFRQREEADYNDFISLLEVHRNSELSSHINEMLMWDQQEGHQGILTLPSKALDDTISMELQLMNMWATTSTDKSFELTHDQSGMIAAHKDVWGILTSPDIAETVVGRDSRLMYFPLRVKETKLGDSKNWVGLQLVDLIAGAVTRVANWYAKGQPEDNYAESLNDIIDFNDTSIFSGLWPSTNVTPESLNAEGGLVRDPIEFMVNLLASNR from the coding sequence ATGAGAATATTTATTGATGAATGTGGGTTTACTGGAGAAGATTTAGTCAACAACGAGCAACCTGTATATACAATTGCCAGCCTAGCCATCGAAGAGGGTTATGCTCAAAAACTAAAAAAAGATTTTTTTAGCGAAGTAAGAACAGATGAACTAAAGCACACTCAACTTCGTAAGAGACCAAGAAACCAAAAATTTGTGCTTCAATTCATCGATTACATCTTCTCAGAGCACCCTACTGATATCAAGGTGATTTTTAACCATAAAAAGTATCAGCTAGTTGCCAAAATGGCAGATTTTATTGCAGAGACCGTCTATTACAATCTTGGTCAGGATTTTTACGCCAACGGGCGAAACATAGCGTTTTGCAATGTCTTTTTTTATGGCTTCCCAGCGTTCATTGGTACTGATGATTTCTCCCACTTTTTGAATGTAACCAACAAAATGTTTCGACAAAGAGAAGAAGCAGATTATAATGATTTCATATCCCTATTAGAGGTCCATAGAAACTCTGAGTTATCAAGTCATATCAATGAGATGCTCATGTGGGACCAGCAAGAAGGGCATCAAGGAATTCTAACACTTCCAAGCAAAGCTCTGGATGATACCATCTCCATGGAGCTTCAACTGATGAATATGTGGGCTACTACCTCCACAGATAAAAGCTTTGAATTAACCCATGATCAATCTGGCATGATTGCAGCACATAAAGATGTTTGGGGAATTCTTACATCTCCAGATATTGCTGAAACGGTTGTGGGAAGAGACAGTCGATTGATGTATTTTCCCTTAAGAGTCAAAGAGACAAAGCTTGGGGACTCTAAGAATTGGGTTGGGCTTCAATTGGTAGATCTTATTGCCGGAGCAGTCACAAGAGTTGCGAATTGGTATGCGAAAGGGCAGCCAGAAGACAACTATGCAGAATCTCTCAATGATATTATTGACTTCAATGACACCAGCATCTTTTCTGGATTGTGGCCATCAACAAACGTGACCCCAGAATCTCTGAATGCAGAAGGCGGGCTTGTTCGTGATCCTATAGAATTCATGGTAAATTTATTGGCGAGCAACCGTTAG
- a CDS encoding GDSL-type esterase/lipase family protein — translation MVICFFGDSLTLGFGDPSGLGWPGRVTGQLITLGADVTGYNLGIRKDIAAKLSDRWQREAELRLLPGMEHKLVFSLGVADVMNEVPADDTLAVAETILTQAKTFGEVLLVGPTPVGNNRQTDAIADLSDRLAELCETLDVPFVAVMDPMRKSGIYQQALKDGDSIHPSAMGYAALAECVLQSITARKYFGLD, via the coding sequence ATGGTCATCTGTTTTTTCGGGGATTCCCTCACCCTCGGTTTCGGCGACCCGTCGGGCCTCGGCTGGCCCGGTCGCGTCACCGGCCAGCTGATCACGCTGGGCGCGGACGTGACCGGCTACAACCTGGGCATCCGCAAGGACATCGCCGCCAAACTCAGCGACCGCTGGCAACGCGAGGCCGAGTTGCGCCTGCTGCCCGGCATGGAGCACAAGCTGGTCTTCAGCCTCGGCGTGGCCGACGTCATGAACGAGGTCCCGGCCGACGACACCCTGGCCGTGGCCGAGACCATCCTGACCCAGGCCAAGACTTTCGGCGAGGTCCTGCTCGTCGGCCCCACACCCGTGGGCAACAACCGGCAGACCGACGCCATCGCCGATCTCTCGGACAGGCTGGCGGAACTCTGCGAGACCCTGGACGTGCCCTTCGTGGCCGTCATGGACCCCATGCGGAAGTCCGGCATCTATCAGCAGGCCCTCAAGGACGGCGACTCGATCCACCCCTCGGCCATGGGCTACGCGGCCCTGGCCGAATGCGTCCTGCAATCCATAACCGCCCGGAAATATTTCGGGCTGGACTAG
- a CDS encoding pyridoxamine 5'-phosphate oxidase family protein, producing the protein MRKGVTHDPKVVSDLLARTDVLWLALTDESGPHCVPVNFAEEDGVIYIHSGRRGRKAACLDSGNRVAFSAALDIEKRKGGDDACNQGYRFKSVMGNGTPRELTGDEKMHGLDLITVKHLGRQLPYVDKVLPITAVYAIDIEEATARIKE; encoded by the coding sequence ATGAGAAAGGGCGTTACCCACGACCCCAAGGTCGTATCCGACCTCCTCGCCCGGACCGATGTGCTCTGGCTGGCCCTCACCGACGAGAGCGGCCCGCACTGCGTTCCCGTCAACTTCGCCGAGGAAGACGGCGTCATATACATCCACTCCGGCAGGAGGGGGCGCAAGGCCGCCTGCCTCGATTCCGGAAACAGGGTGGCCTTTTCCGCAGCCCTTGATATAGAGAAGAGAAAGGGCGGCGACGACGCCTGCAACCAGGGCTACCGATTCAAGTCGGTCATGGGCAACGGCACGCCGCGCGAACTCACAGGGGACGAAAAGATGCACGGCCTGGACCTGATCACGGTCAAGCATCTGGGCAGGCAGCTCCCCTACGTGGACAAGGTGCTGCCGATCACGGCCGTCTACGCCATCGACATCGAAGAGGCGACGGCACGAATCAAGGAGTGA
- a CDS encoding LOG family protein, with amino-acid sequence MKRVCVYLGSNPGNRPEYVTATKALGRELAGRGLGLVYGGSSTGLMGRLADACLEAGGDAVGIIPRLLVDKEIAHRGLTEIHVVESMHERKQKMADLSDAFIALPGGLGTLEEFFEALTWNQLGYHTKPCGLLDVSGYYACLTDHMDRMVNEGFLVADHRRMVMTSPDPAALLDMFEHYDPPQVDKWIEMKKGL; translated from the coding sequence GTGAAGCGCGTCTGCGTCTACCTCGGCTCCAACCCCGGCAACCGGCCCGAATACGTGACCGCCACCAAGGCGCTGGGCCGCGAGCTGGCCGGACGCGGCCTCGGCCTGGTCTACGGCGGCTCCTCCACCGGGCTCATGGGGCGGCTGGCCGACGCCTGCCTGGAAGCGGGCGGCGACGCCGTGGGCATCATCCCCCGGCTGCTGGTGGATAAGGAAATCGCCCACAGGGGGCTGACCGAAATCCACGTGGTCGAGTCCATGCACGAGCGCAAGCAGAAGATGGCCGACCTCTCGGACGCGTTCATCGCCCTGCCCGGCGGTCTCGGCACCCTGGAGGAATTCTTCGAGGCCCTGACCTGGAACCAGCTCGGCTACCACACCAAGCCGTGCGGGTTGCTGGACGTGTCCGGCTACTACGCCTGCCTGACCGACCACATGGACCGCATGGTCAACGAGGGCTTCCTGGTGGCCGACCACCGACGCATGGTCATGACCAGCCCGGACCCGGCCGCCCTGCTCGACATGTTCGAGCACTACGACCCGCCTCAGGTGGACAAGTGGATTGAAATGAAGAAGGGATTGTAA
- a CDS encoding DsbA family protein yields MFSLFGCQDAPDAPPVGEKTPPAKAEKGGAKSGYEQDGKGCEPEYRALFDQAVVELHGTGTGDVVVVTDPLCWHCRLGHKLLEEYPAKYGRLRLSFFPRKGFIGSDMAAWILEDVAGTDRLRPYADYAYTDLKQPKTKDLAEARMLVLAQFAEKFPELLDNTNLEELYVRMQRDHEAHVLESAAMSREAELPGTPTLIAGKSVLVGFGPAPWLDALDAKNICE; encoded by the coding sequence GTGTTTTCACTTTTCGGCTGCCAGGACGCGCCTGACGCCCCGCCCGTGGGAGAGAAAACGCCCCCGGCCAAGGCGGAGAAGGGTGGAGCAAAGTCCGGCTACGAGCAGGACGGCAAGGGGTGCGAACCCGAGTACCGCGCCCTGTTCGACCAGGCCGTGGTGGAGCTCCATGGCACGGGCACGGGCGACGTCGTGGTCGTCACCGATCCTTTGTGCTGGCACTGCCGGTTGGGCCACAAGCTGCTCGAAGAATATCCGGCGAAATACGGTCGGCTGCGCCTCTCCTTTTTCCCGCGCAAGGGCTTCATCGGTTCGGACATGGCCGCCTGGATACTCGAGGACGTGGCCGGAACGGATAGGCTCCGGCCCTATGCGGACTATGCCTACACCGACCTGAAACAGCCCAAGACCAAGGACCTGGCCGAGGCGCGCATGCTGGTGCTGGCCCAGTTCGCGGAGAAATTCCCGGAGCTGCTGGACAACACCAACCTGGAGGAACTCTACGTGCGCATGCAGCGCGATCACGAAGCGCATGTGCTCGAGTCCGCCGCCATGTCCAGGGAAGCCGAACTGCCCGGCACCCCGACATTGATAGCCGGAAAGTCCGTGCTCGTGGGCTTCGGCCCCGCACCGTGGCTGGACGCGCTGGACGCGAAGAATATCTGCGAATAA
- a CDS encoding threonine aldolase family protein, protein MKELKSFASDNNSGAHPAIMEAVVRANQGHLKSYGDDEISIRTDEVLKEFFGSRARIHYVTTGTAANVLGIRAVTHTYNSVLCAAQAHINNDECGAPEAFGGIKLVPIPSPDGKLTPGMIAPYLGHLGFVHASQPKVISITQPTELGKLYTLKEIEDIVEFAHDRDLLVHLDGARIANACAALDCSFFDMTTALDIDFISFGGTKNGCLMSEAVIFLNPDIGEGFPYLRKQAMQLVSKMRFVSAQLEAYLKDDLWLTNARQANAMAKRLAEKAGAIKGVEIKGTVDCNALFAYLPPEATDILLEKYYFYIWDEHDHTVRWMTSWATTEEMVDEFVADIKKAVEAVS, encoded by the coding sequence ATGAAAGAATTGAAATCGTTTGCGAGCGACAACAACTCCGGCGCGCATCCCGCCATCATGGAGGCCGTTGTCCGCGCCAACCAAGGCCACCTGAAATCCTACGGCGACGACGAAATCTCCATCCGCACCGACGAGGTGCTCAAGGAATTCTTCGGCTCACGGGCCCGCATCCACTACGTGACCACGGGCACCGCCGCCAACGTGCTCGGCATCCGGGCCGTGACCCACACCTACAACTCGGTGCTGTGCGCGGCCCAGGCCCACATCAACAACGACGAATGCGGCGCGCCCGAGGCCTTCGGCGGCATCAAGCTGGTGCCCATCCCGTCCCCGGACGGCAAGCTGACCCCGGGCATGATCGCCCCCTACCTCGGCCACCTCGGGTTCGTGCACGCCTCCCAGCCCAAGGTCATCTCCATCACCCAGCCCACGGAGCTGGGCAAGCTCTACACCCTCAAGGAGATCGAGGACATCGTGGAGTTCGCCCACGACCGCGACCTGCTGGTCCACCTGGACGGCGCGCGCATCGCCAACGCCTGCGCCGCGCTGGACTGCTCCTTCTTCGACATGACCACGGCCCTGGACATCGACTTCATCTCCTTCGGGGGCACCAAGAACGGCTGCCTCATGAGCGAGGCGGTCATCTTCCTGAACCCGGACATCGGCGAGGGCTTCCCCTACCTGCGCAAGCAGGCCATGCAGCTGGTGTCCAAGATGCGCTTCGTGTCCGCCCAGCTGGAGGCCTATCTCAAGGACGACCTGTGGCTGACCAACGCCCGCCAGGCCAACGCCATGGCGAAACGGCTGGCCGAAAAGGCCGGGGCCATCAAGGGCGTGGAGATCAAGGGCACCGTGGACTGCAACGCCCTGTTCGCCTATCTGCCGCCCGAGGCCACGGACATCCTGTTGGAGAAATATTACTTCTATATCTGGGACGAGCACGACCACACCGTGCGCTGGATGACCTCCTGGGCCACCACCGAAGAGATGGTGGACGAGTTCGTGGCGGACATCAAAAAGGCCGTGGAGGCCGTATCGTGA